A genome region from Nerophis lumbriciformis linkage group LG18, RoL_Nlum_v2.1, whole genome shotgun sequence includes the following:
- the ndufa11 gene encoding NADH dehydrogenase [ubiquinone] 1 alpha subcomplex subunit 11: protein MGYWDSPEGTNCVEKTWITTKMATALGLVGTAYHMVAYEPETAMEGLQRAGNNTVTMATMGAIFGMVTCLTAQARESPDDPVNYFVGGCASGIFLGAKTHNAATGTMACLALGTLGYFSKAAKKENWAILSSPKF, encoded by the exons ATGGGCTACTGGGACTCTCCGGAGGGGACAAACTGTGTGGAGAAAACATGGATAACAACAAAGATGGCCACGGCTTTGG GCCTGGTGGGTACGGCGTACCACATGGTGGCTTACGAGCCTGAAACGGCAATGGAGGGTCTACAACGGGCAGGCAACAACACTGTCACAATGG CCACGATGGGCGCCATCTTCGGCATGGTAACGTGTCTCACTGCGCAGGCTCGCGAGTCTCCGGACGACCCGGTGAACTACTTTGTAGGGGGCTGCGCTTCTGGAATCTTCCTGGGAGCTAAGA cccaCAATGCCGCGACTGGCACGATGGCGTGTTTGGCTCTGGGAACGCTGGGCTACTTTTCCAAAGCGGCCAAAAAGGAAAACTGGGCTATTCTCAGTTCCCCCAAATTTTGA
- the slc5a9 gene encoding sodium/glucose cotransporter 4 encodes MSTTLPQASSSAVPTATSPSLIGLEAADIAVVVIYLLLVMAVAIWASVRANGTTVGGYFLAGRSMTWWPVGTSLMSSNIGSSSFIMLGGTAAAGGIAVSSFELNATCSVVALGWVFIPVYIAAGVVTLPEYLAKRFGGRRIQIYMSVLSLFLYIFTKISTELFSGALFIKVSLGWDLYWSTGVLLLITAVYTVAGGLSAVIYTDAIQTVIMVGGAFALMFIALSKVGWYEGLMERYMAAVPMATVANTTCHLPRSDAFHIFREPLSSDMPWPGLIFGLGIIGIWYWCTDQVIVQRSLAAKSLSHAKGASVLAGYLKILPIFFIIIPGMISRALFPDEVACVDPAVCQRVCGASLGCSNIAYPKLVVELMPLGLRGLMLAVMFAGLLSSLSSVFNSSSTVLTLDLYHKVRPAASEMELMIVGRVFTLVLVCVSILWIPVIQSASSGKLFDYSQSVISFLCPPIGGVFLLAIFWPRANEQGAFWGLMVGLAVGLIRMVLEFTYEVLPCGEPDHRPAIVAKVHFLYFATLLLGLTCLIVVVVSLATPPIPAQHLHRLTWWSRHSKQPRVDLARTFVTSEPARPSARPPVSWCRRIVLQLCGLTGSDSAPPAAEGAKMNSLKEAPLWRNVCNVNALLLLAVTVFLWGYFA; translated from the exons ATGTCTACTACGCTTCCCCAAG CCAGCAGCTCCGCCGTCCCCACGGCAACGTCTCCCAGTCTAATTGGCTTGGAGGCTGCGGACATAGCCGTGGTGGTGATCTACCTACTTCTGGTCATGGCCGTCGCTATCTGG GCATCAGTGAGGGCCAACGGCACCACGGTGGGGGGTTACTTCCTGGCAGGGCGCTCCATGACCTGGTGGCCC GTCGGAACCTCTCTGATGTCCAGTAACATCGGAAGCTCGTCGTTTATCATGCTAGGGGGGACGGCGGCGGCAGGAGGCATCGCTGTGTCTAGCTTTGAGTTGAAC gcgacATGCTCCGTGGTGGCTCTGGGATGGGTCTTCATCCCGGTCTACATTGCAGCCGGGGTGGTGACCTTGCCGGAATACCTGGCCAAGCGCTTTGGAGGACGCCGGATACAAATCTACATGTCGGTCCTCTCCCTGTTTCTCTACATCTTCACCAAAATATCt ACTGAGCTCTTCTCAGGAGCGTTGTTCATCAAAGTTTCCCTCGGTTGGGATCTCTACTGGTCCACAGGAGTCTTGTTGTTGATCACTGCGGTGTACACTGtggcag GAGGTTTGTCAGCAGTTATCTACACTGATGCAATCCAGACGGTGATCATGGTGGGAGGAGCCTTCGCGCTGATGTTCATTG CCTTATCCAAAGTCGGATGGTACGAGGGTCTGATGGAACGGTACATGGCTGCCGTTCCCATGGCAACAGTGGCCAACACCACATGTCACCTCCCTCGCAGTGACGCCTTTCACATATTTCGAGAGCCGCTGTCAAGTGACATGCCGTGGCCTGGCCTCATCTTTGGCCTCGGTATTATTGGCATCTGGTATTGGTGCACTGACCAG gtAATAGTTCAGAGGTCGCTGGCAGCGAAGTCGTTGTCACACGCCAAAGGAGCCAGCGTGTTGGCAGGTTACCTCAAAATCTTACCAATATTTTTCATCATCATACCAGGCATGATCAGCCGAGCGCTGTTTCcag ATGAGGTGGCCTGCGTGGATCCAGCAGTGTGTCAGAGAGTGTGTGGAGCTTCACTTGGCTGCTCCAACATCGCCTACCCTAAACTGGTAGTGGAGCTCATGCCTCTTG gtCTCCGTGGACTGATGCTGGCTGTGATGTTCGCCGGTCTGCTGTCTTCTCTGTCGTCCGTCTTCAACAGCAGCTCCACCGTCCTCACCTTGGACCTGTACCACAAAGTCCGGCCCGCCGCCTCCGAGATGGAGCTCATGATTGTTGGCAG aGTGTTCACCCTGGTGCTGGTGTGTGTTAGCATCTTGTGGATTCCTGTCATCCAATCAGCCAGCAGCGGGAAACTCTTCGACTACTCCCAATCAGTGATCAGCTTTTTGTGTCCGCCTATTGGTGGTGTGTTCCTACTGGCCATCTTCTGGCCACGTGCCAATGAGCAA GGTGCATTCTGGGGCCTGATGGTGGGGCTGGCGGTGGGATTGATCCGGATGGTTCTGGAGTTCACCTACGAGGTGTTGCCTTGCGGTGAGCCGGACCACCGTCCCGCCATCGTGGCCAAGGTCCACTTCCTTTACTTCGCCACCCTCCTCCTGGGGCTCACCTGCCTGATTGTAGTGGTGGTCAGCCTGGCCACGCCCCCGATACCTGCACAGCAC CTGCACAGGTTGACTTGGTGGTCCCGGCACAGCAAGCAGCCTCGCGTCGATCTGGCCAGGACCTTCGTGACCTCCGAGCCCGCCCGCCCTTCTGCGCGCCCACCGGTCTCCTGGTGCCGAAGGATAGTTCTGCAGCTCTGCGGTCTGACTGGGTCCGATTCGGCTCCTCCTGCGGCTGAAGGCGCTAAGATGAACTCCCTGAAGGAGGCGCCGCTGTGGAGGAACGTCTGCAACGTGAACGCCTTGCTGCTGCTCGCCGTTACCGTTTTTCTGTGGGGGTACTTTGCCTAA